DNA from Dehalobacter sp. 12DCB1:
AATCTGGGGGACATGGTCCATCGCCTAACACGGATTTTCCGACACTTGGAGGATGATGCATGCAGTAGGGCGCGTCGGGGATTCCTGGACGTTCTACGACATATCATGCAAAGACCGCGCCGTCCTGGCGTGGAGGAAATGGATCATAGGTATTTCTTTGCAGCAGTTGGATTTTTAGTAACAGTAAAATAACGCGATGTTATGATATATATTTTGAGGTGCGAGGTATAAGATGAACAAAATAAAAGAAGAACTGATTGCTCCTTGTGGTATGAATTGCAGACTTTGCTTAGGTAACCAAAGGAAGAAAAATCATTGCAAAGGATGTCGTAATGAGATAGATATTAGGTATAAAACAAAAGGTAGCGTCAGTTGCATAATCAAGAACTGTTCTGTAATTCAAAGCAATGAATCAGGATTTTGCTTTGAATGCGATAAATACCCTTGCCGGAGGTTAAAACAGTTAGATAAGCGATATCGAACAAAATATCACATGAGCATGCTTGAAAACCTTGAGCAAATAAATCAATCTGGCATTGATTCATTTTTGCGGAATGAGGAAAATAAATGGACTTGCAAAGAATGTGGCAATATTGTTTGCGTACATAGAGCTTTTTGTTTGGTATGCAAAACTCCATATATAGAGTGAGTATTTTCCTAGATACATAATTATAAAGCTTTAGATAAATTGTTATTTGTAATGCTGGTGCTGATTGCTAACCTATTTAAGGCAGCGTCATCCGGGCACTGTCTGAATTACGGGGCACGATACGTCGTTGAACAAGCCGTTCTCAAAACTTAGAATAGATGAATGAAGTATGACGCTTCGGGAACGGCTGAACGTTATGCGAAAGACCATAAAAATGACGTGTGACAGTAAGTATATCTTTGAGCTTACAAGTCCTTGGTACAAGCCAGTTTCGAAAATAAAAATTTGTGACCTTCAACTATAAGTTATATGTTATAAATAGTGAGGTGTGACAAGCTATTAAAGGAGTGAAAGCATGTCTAGGATAAGCAATATTCTTGAAAATAAGGGCCCATTATTGTCTGGGTCACTGGCTAATGAATTAGTTAATCAATTCTCAATTTCTAGGGAAGCAGCTCGTAAAGAAATTTCCCGGGCGTCTGCACCAATCAGAAAGTTGAAGAACGTTACCTTCGATAATAACCAAAAGTATCTGTACTTAGATTCCCATTTTTCTAGTGATATCTTTTTTGAAAAACTTCTACAATATCTTAGGCTAAATTCGAAGGCTTATTATTATTTTATAAAAGCTGTATTAAACAATTACGGTTATATTCTTACAAACGAAATTGCAACTTATACATGTTCTCCAGTTCAGCCGCTTAAAGGCCACAAACCAGCTGATTCCATAATCAAAGATTTACTATATATTAATTTGTTATTAGACAATGGTGACGGTTTATTTCAATTAAATCCTTCTGTAGATATTCCACAAAGCTACACACGTTTTAAAGCTCTAA
Protein-coding regions in this window:
- a CDS encoding DUF3795 domain-containing protein; the protein is MNKIKEELIAPCGMNCRLCLGNQRKKNHCKGCRNEIDIRYKTKGSVSCIIKNCSVIQSNESGFCFECDKYPCRRLKQLDKRYRTKYHMSMLENLEQINQSGIDSFLRNEENKWTCKECGNIVCVHRAFCLVCKTPYIE